From the Rhodocyclaceae bacterium genome, one window contains:
- a CDS encoding amidase produces MTSPAASSETDGSTAPASGPFIPGPRLQRAGSASGPLADLRFAAKDLYDVAGETTRGGNDDWAADARPARATAWAISRLLDSGASLDGKTITDELACGLLGNTSGDGMPLNPLSPGRVPGGSSSGSASAVAAGLVDFAIGTDTGGSVRVPATFCGLYGMRPTHGAIPLSGCLALAPAFDTCGWFAREAGLLARVGDVLLPPPLDNGDAPPGRLIHAADLFDLCTPTVAQRLHDAAARLGSRPVTACSGAPADHADAFWPFQGRQMWNTFGEWYRARPRRMQPGNDARFAAAAAITATDVQAAEPVRRRIAARLGALLGTHGVLLVPTTHDIAPRRDATLDELEMFRRSAHVNLAIAGLCGLPQVTLPLLGVDDAGQPVGIGLSLVSARGNDRLLLRLSARIAAESGLVDPSAPPLSRGAIP; encoded by the coding sequence ATGACCTCGCCTGCAGCGTCCAGCGAAACCGATGGCAGCACGGCGCCGGCGTCAGGGCCGTTCATCCCCGGGCCGCGGCTGCAGCGCGCAGGCTCGGCGTCGGGCCCGCTCGCCGATCTGCGCTTTGCCGCGAAGGACCTTTACGACGTCGCTGGCGAAACGACGCGCGGCGGCAACGACGACTGGGCCGCCGACGCCCGGCCTGCGCGCGCGACCGCCTGGGCCATCAGTCGGCTGCTCGATTCCGGTGCATCGCTCGACGGCAAGACGATCACCGACGAGCTCGCTTGCGGCCTGCTAGGCAACACCTCCGGCGACGGCATGCCGCTCAATCCGCTCTCGCCCGGGCGCGTGCCCGGCGGATCGTCGTCGGGTTCGGCTTCGGCCGTCGCCGCAGGCCTGGTCGACTTCGCGATCGGCACAGACACCGGCGGCAGCGTACGGGTACCGGCCACCTTCTGCGGCCTGTACGGCATGCGCCCGACACACGGCGCGATACCGCTCTCCGGTTGCCTCGCACTGGCACCGGCCTTCGATACCTGCGGCTGGTTTGCACGCGAGGCCGGCCTGCTGGCACGGGTGGGCGACGTCCTGCTGCCGCCGCCACTGGATAACGGAGACGCCCCGCCGGGACGCCTGATCCACGCGGCAGACCTGTTCGACCTGTGCACACCCACAGTGGCGCAGCGGCTGCACGACGCGGCGGCACGGCTGGGCTCACGACCGGTCACCGCCTGCTCCGGTGCTCCGGCCGACCACGCGGACGCGTTCTGGCCGTTCCAGGGCCGCCAGATGTGGAACACGTTCGGCGAGTGGTATCGCGCACGTCCGCGCCGGATGCAGCCGGGGAACGATGCCCGCTTCGCCGCGGCGGCCGCGATCACCGCAACCGACGTGCAGGCCGCCGAGCCGGTCCGGCGCAGGATCGCCGCCCGCCTCGGCGCATTGCTCGGCACGCACGGCGTGCTGCTCGTTCCGACCACCCACGACATCGCCCCGCGCCGCGACGCGACGCTCGATGAACTGGAGATGTTCCGGCGCAGCGCCCATGTGAACCTCGCGATCGCCGGGCTGTGCGGCCTGCCGCAGGTGACGCTGCCGCTGCTCGGCGTAGACGACGCCGGCCAGCCGGTCGGCATCGGCCTGTCGCTGGTGTCGGCACGAGGCAACGACCGGCTGCTGCTGAGACTGTCCGCGCGCATCGCGGCGGAGTCCGGCCTCGTGGATCCGAGCGCACCGCCGCTCAGCCGCGGCGCGATCCCGTAG
- a CDS encoding tripartite tricarboxylate transporter substrate binding protein: MPVFHRARSLLAAVSCTAAFALALAGPVQAQPAWPAKPVRLVAGFAPGGISDILARVVGARLGDALGQPVLVENRAGAGGTIGADFVAKSAPDGYTLFLGVNATQSIAPSLYPKLPYNPATDFAPITIAAVTPVLLVTHPSLPVKSVKDLIAIARAQPGQLNYASTGTGALPHLTTELFSLRAGVKMNHVPYKGGAPAMMDLVAGQVSLMFDNIPTAIAQVRANKVRALAVAQAKRTPAAADIPTMAESGFPGFEVLSWQGFLAPAGTPGAVVNRLNADILKVLAQPDVRERLTAQGIEIRTSTPAEFAAIIRADAEIWAKVVKATGTKIE; the protein is encoded by the coding sequence ATGCCTGTCTTCCATCGTGCCCGTTCCCTCCTCGCAGCCGTTTCCTGCACGGCCGCTTTCGCGCTGGCGCTGGCAGGGCCGGTCCAGGCCCAGCCGGCCTGGCCAGCCAAGCCGGTGCGGCTGGTGGCAGGCTTCGCGCCGGGCGGCATCTCCGACATCCTCGCGCGCGTGGTCGGTGCCCGGCTGGGCGATGCGCTCGGGCAGCCAGTGCTCGTCGAGAACCGGGCCGGCGCGGGCGGCACCATCGGCGCGGACTTCGTCGCCAAGTCGGCGCCGGACGGCTACACGCTGTTCCTCGGCGTGAACGCAACGCAGTCGATCGCGCCGTCCCTGTACCCGAAGCTGCCGTACAACCCGGCCACCGATTTCGCGCCGATCACGATCGCCGCGGTCACGCCGGTGCTGCTGGTCACGCATCCATCGTTGCCGGTGAAGAGCGTGAAGGACCTGATCGCGATCGCGCGGGCCCAGCCGGGGCAGCTCAACTACGCGTCCACCGGGACCGGCGCATTGCCGCACCTCACTACCGAACTGTTCAGCCTGCGCGCCGGCGTGAAGATGAACCATGTGCCCTACAAGGGTGGCGCGCCGGCGATGATGGACCTGGTCGCGGGGCAGGTCTCGCTGATGTTCGACAACATCCCGACCGCGATCGCGCAGGTGCGCGCGAACAAGGTGCGCGCGCTTGCGGTCGCGCAGGCGAAGCGGACGCCGGCGGCCGCCGACATCCCGACGATGGCCGAGTCCGGGTTCCCCGGCTTCGAGGTGCTGTCCTGGCAGGGCTTCCTCGCCCCGGCGGGCACGCCGGGGGCCGTGGTGAACCGGCTCAACGCGGATATCCTGAAGGTGCTCGCGCAGCCTGACGTGCGCGAGCGGCTGACGGCGCAGGGCATCGAAATCCGGACATCGACACCCGCCGAATTCGCCGCGATCATCCGCGCCGACGCCGAGATCTGGGCAAAGGTGGTGAAGGCGACCGGCACGAAGATCGAGTGA
- a CDS encoding GntR family transcriptional regulator has protein sequence MLPPGSGISESQLGAQYGFGKAPIRMALQRLAHEGLVRAMPRRGYVVSPVTLQDIQDIFELRLMLEPQAARLAAGKVDASRLKLLDDVCRAGYRPGDIASTHRFLEANASFHVTIAQATGNQRLAHTIEALLDEMTRLLHMGLTSRDRTTEMQHEHGALVKALRRGDGITAEQICREQIEAARDMVLTAALKSRAVMTMAIPTGDLG, from the coding sequence ATGCTGCCGCCCGGATCCGGCATCTCCGAATCCCAGCTGGGCGCGCAGTACGGGTTCGGCAAGGCGCCGATCCGGATGGCCCTTCAGCGGCTTGCCCACGAGGGGCTGGTGCGCGCGATGCCCCGGCGCGGCTACGTGGTCTCGCCGGTCACGCTGCAGGACATCCAGGACATCTTCGAACTGCGGCTCATGCTCGAACCGCAGGCCGCGCGGCTCGCCGCAGGCAAGGTCGATGCCAGCCGGCTGAAGCTGCTCGACGATGTCTGCCGCGCCGGCTATCGGCCAGGCGATATCGCCAGTACGCACCGGTTCCTGGAGGCCAACGCGAGCTTCCACGTGACGATCGCCCAGGCCACCGGCAACCAGCGGCTCGCGCACACGATCGAGGCGCTGCTCGACGAGATGACTCGACTGCTGCACATGGGACTGACCTCGCGCGACCGCACGACTGAAATGCAGCACGAGCATGGCGCGCTGGTGAAGGCGCTGCGGCGGGGCGACGGCATCACCGCGGAACAGATCTGCCGCGAGCAGATCGAGGCCGCGCGCGACATGGTGCTGACCGCCGCCCTGAAGAGCCGCGCCGTGATGACCATGGCAATCCCGACCGGAGACCTCGGATGA
- a CDS encoding cysteine dioxygenase family protein, translating into MKPSMQKLIDGTAAAALADGEVRPQDVLSAIRGSLVDLDLLAEEHRISKPDTYTRHLVYADPNGLFSILAIVWGPGQGSPVHGHHTWCAVGVYAGEITESHYRLSPGDLHPVEVRTVRRAAGDSCFDSGHEGIHRIVNRSDSIAISIHVYGVGEDKITTGVNRIYPMPA; encoded by the coding sequence ATGAAGCCTTCAATGCAGAAGCTGATCGACGGCACCGCCGCCGCCGCGCTGGCCGATGGCGAAGTCCGGCCGCAGGACGTGCTGTCGGCAATCCGCGGCTCACTGGTCGATCTCGACCTGCTGGCGGAAGAACATCGCATCAGCAAGCCCGACACCTACACCCGGCACCTGGTGTACGCCGACCCCAACGGCCTGTTCTCGATACTGGCGATCGTCTGGGGTCCGGGCCAGGGCAGCCCGGTGCACGGCCACCACACCTGGTGCGCAGTGGGCGTGTACGCTGGCGAAATCACGGAGAGTCATTACCGACTGTCACCGGGTGACCTGCACCCGGTCGAGGTACGCACCGTGCGCCGCGCAGCCGGCGACTCGTGCTTCGACAGCGGGCACGAAGGCATCCACCGGATCGTCAACCGGTCGGATTCGATCGCGATCTCGATCCACGTATACGGCGTCGGTGAAGACAAGATCACCACCGGCGTCAACCGCATCTACCCGATGCCAGCCTGA
- a CDS encoding zinc-binding dehydrogenase, with product MRAVVLKSHGPLDNLEYIADYRDPTIKEGHVILRTRATSFNYHDVFTVRGMPGIKVPLPVIIGLDLAGEIIEVGAGVEGWKVGDRVLVNPLDPKIGLMGEMMDGGLAEKCLVNQKQLIRMPDGVTFEEACALPVAYGTAHRMIVTHNTIKKGDKVLVLGASGGVGTGCVLLAKMLGAEVIACASSDDKIQRLKDLGADHVINYKTTDFSKWVNEKFGKPQRRTYEGGVDVVINFTGGDTWAPSLKCTKRGGSILTCGATAGFDPKEDLRYIWSFELNIKGSNSFYNENLSALMEMIQKGEMKPVIDVVLPLERAKEGLALIENREVFGKVVVTP from the coding sequence ATGCGCGCAGTCGTGCTCAAGTCCCATGGCCCCCTCGACAACCTCGAGTACATCGCCGATTACCGAGATCCGACGATCAAGGAAGGCCACGTCATCCTGCGCACCCGCGCGACCTCCTTCAACTACCACGACGTGTTCACCGTCCGCGGCATGCCCGGCATCAAGGTCCCGCTGCCGGTAATCATCGGCCTGGACCTCGCCGGGGAGATCATCGAAGTCGGTGCCGGCGTCGAAGGCTGGAAGGTCGGCGACCGCGTGCTGGTGAACCCGCTCGACCCGAAGATCGGCCTGATGGGCGAGATGATGGACGGCGGCCTGGCCGAGAAGTGCCTGGTCAACCAGAAGCAGCTGATCCGCATGCCCGACGGCGTGACGTTCGAGGAAGCCTGCGCACTGCCGGTCGCCTATGGCACCGCGCACCGGATGATCGTCACCCACAACACGATCAAGAAGGGCGACAAGGTGCTGGTGCTGGGCGCCTCCGGCGGCGTGGGCACCGGCTGCGTGCTGCTGGCCAAGATGCTGGGCGCCGAAGTCATCGCCTGCGCCTCGAGCGACGACAAGATCCAGCGTCTGAAGGACCTCGGCGCCGACCATGTGATCAACTACAAGACCACCGATTTCTCGAAGTGGGTGAACGAGAAGTTCGGCAAGCCGCAGCGCCGCACCTACGAGGGCGGCGTCGACGTGGTGATCAACTTCACCGGTGGTGACACCTGGGCTCCGTCGCTCAAGTGCACCAAGCGCGGCGGCAGCATCCTCACCTGTGGTGCCACCGCCGGCTTCGACCCGAAGGAAGACCTGCGCTACATCTGGAGCTTCGAACTGAACATCAAGGGTTCGAACAGCTTCTACAACGAGAACCTGAGCGCGCTGATGGAGATGATCCAGAAGGGCGAGATGAAGCCGGTGATCGACGTCGTGCTGCCGCTCGAGCGGGCGAAGGAAGGCCTCGCTCTGATCGAGAACCGCGAGGTTTTCGGCAAGGTCGTCGTCACCCCCTGA
- a CDS encoding PaaI family thioesterase, which yields MADKPTPEQLNARLAKSPFNSWLGLTVTSVGEDTIEMAAKWREEWVVNPAGGYTHGGILAALVDVVADYAIAVKNGNPVPTIDLRVDYHRAAKGDLKCTGKIVRFGGQFTCAEAYVYDAAGNLCASGRGTYFTAPPAPAPAKG from the coding sequence ATGGCAGACAAGCCCACCCCGGAACAACTGAATGCCCGCCTGGCCAAGAGCCCCTTCAACTCATGGCTCGGCCTGACCGTCACCTCGGTCGGCGAAGACACCATCGAGATGGCCGCGAAATGGCGCGAGGAGTGGGTCGTGAACCCCGCTGGCGGCTATACGCACGGCGGCATCCTCGCCGCGCTGGTCGACGTGGTAGCCGACTACGCGATCGCCGTGAAGAACGGCAACCCGGTACCGACCATCGACCTGCGCGTCGACTACCACCGCGCGGCCAAGGGCGACCTGAAGTGCACCGGGAAGATCGTGCGCTTCGGCGGCCAGTTCACCTGTGCCGAAGCCTATGTCTACGACGCGGCGGGCAACCTGTGCGCGAGCGGCCGCGGCACCTACTTCACCGCGCCGCCCGCTCCGGCGCCCGCTAAAGGCTGA